AACTCCCAGTCCTCGCCTCCGTAGCCGACGAACGACTCGTCGAAGCCGGCGATGTCGGTGAAGAGGTCCGCGCTGCAGCACATCACCGAGCTGATGACGTAGCGGTAGGACCGATGGTCGAGGTGCAGCAGATTCCCGGTGGCCGTGTAGGCATCGCTGAGCCAGCGCGGTTCGGGCAGCGGTTGGGGAGCCACGTCGCCCGGGAGGGCGTCGAGATGGGCGTAGCGCCGCCGGCCCACCACCAGGGCGTCCGGTAGCCGGGCCGGCAACCGGGTGATGGCGCGCAGGTAGCCGGGTTCGGGAACGGTGTCGGCGTCGAGGAAACACAGGACGGCGGCATCCGTGGCGGCGGCACCGAGATTGCGGGCTGCGGCGGCGCGGAAGCCCAGATCGTCCTGCCGGACCACGGTGATGTCGAGCGGCGAGCGGGGGAGCGAGGGCGCCCGGGCCGAGCCGTCGTCGGCGACGATCACCTGGACGAGGTGCGCGGGGTAGGTCTGCCGCTCCAACGCGGCGAGTACCCGGTCGAGTTCGCGCTGCTGGTTGTAGAAGGGGATGACCACTCCCACGGTGGCGTCGGTCTCGGTGTGGCCGGCCAGCAGATCCCACCTGTTGCCGGGAACCGTGAAGCGGCCGTCGCTCAGCGGTATCGGCCCGTCTGCGAGGGTCATCGATGCCATCGTTGCAGCAGGTCGGCGTACTGCCGGGCGGCCGCCGCTGGAGTGGGTGTGCACGTGGTGCCGGGCGGCAGCCAGGTCATGGCGGGGTCGGCCAGTGCGTCCGCGAGCGCCTCCCGCAGACCCGCCGGGGTGTCGGGATAGAGCAGGACGGCTCCGGGGTTCCGCAGGTCGAACTCCCGGGTGTATCGATTGGCCGGCGCGAGCGGACGCCGTCCGGCGCTGATCCAGGAGTTGAGCGAACCGGACGCCGACACATGGCGGTGGGGGGCCACCGGAACCGTGACGCTGCGCAGCGCACGCGGGACGTCCGCGTCGCCGAGATGTCCGGTGACGCGGAATCGTCGCCCGGTGCGGGCACAGTCGTCGGCCAGTTCCGAGACCAGGTCGGTGTGACCGGCCGACGGTGCACCGAGGGCGAGGATCTCGACGTCGGGTGCGGCGCCGGCCAGCGCGGCGATCACCTCGGCGTGCCCTTTGCCCGGGTACAGGAAGCCGAAGACGCCCACCGTCGGCGGACCCTGGTGGCACGGCGGTTCTGCCGTGGCCGCCTCCACGGGCAGCGGCACCACCGCGACCCGGCGCGGACGCACCCCGCCTTCGGCCAGCAACGCGCGTTCGTGCTCACTGCTGACGACGACACCGTCGACCAGCGCCGCCACCTCGGCGTACGCGGCGCGCCGCCGGTCGTGGTGCGCGCCGTCCGACGGCTGCGGCAGATCGTGCATGGTCGCGGTGACCCGGCCACCGCGCTGCCGGATGTCGCGCACCAGCGTGCGCACCGTGTCGGCTGCCTGTTCAGGTGTGCTTCCGAAGAGGCGGTCGGTGAACTGCAGGTGGACGCCGCCCGACGGTGGGGGCTCCGGCGTTCTCCAGGCAGGGGTGTCGAAACCGTTGTCGCGCATGGCCTGTGCAAGCTCCACGCCGAACCTGGTGACTCCGTGCTCGCTCGGTCCGACGATCAGATGGGTGACAGCGACGTTCACCCGGCCAGGCCCGCCCTGGTCAGCCCGAGAAGGTCGAGCGTGCGGGCGTGCCGTTCCAGCGCCAACGCGATGTAGTCCGGATTCGCTGCATACCAACGCATCTGGATGGCGTGCACGTCGTCGGGTCGCCATGTGCCGTGCGGGTCTTGCCAATCCGGTCGAGGAGGTGCGTCGATACCCAGTGCCGTCAACACCCGGGCCTCCAGCGGAGCACGGATCGAGCCGAGCAGAGTCCGCGGCGGTGGTGGCACGGAGAGTGTGACGTTTTCATGACGCAGCACCCGCTCGGCCAACTCGCTGAGGACGCCGTTGCCCGGGTGGTTGATGGTGTGTGCTGCGTCGGCCCCGTGACGCATCATGACGTCGGACACACCCACGTCGGTGTGCGCGCGCTCCCGGCGGGCGAGCTCGTCGCAGCTGGCCTCGGCGACCGCCCGCAGCTGCGCCGCCGCCACCTCGACGTCCCATACGTCCTCGGTGGACCGGCCGTCGCGGGCGGCCAGGATCGTGCGGAGATCGTGGTAGGGCACTGGAGGCGGGGTGACGGACCGGTCGGCCGGGTGACGGACGATCACCTGGAACGGGTAGAGCCCCGCGTACCGGATCACGGGCCAGCGCACCACCTTTGCACCCGTCGGCAGTCGCTCGATCAACTGGGCGGTACCGATGGGCAGTTCCCGATAGTCGTCCCGGATCGGCTGACAGATGAGCACCGCGGTCTCCCGCAGCAGGTCGTCGAAGTGACGCAGATCGGACTGCTCCAGTTCATGCACGGGGGGAATGCGGGCGGTGCGGTACGGCCGCTGCGGCACCGCGTCGAGGATCAACCGCAGCGCCTCGGACTGACAGTTGCCGACGATCAGCCAGAGCGGTGCGGACGTCGCCGGTTCCGCACCGGGCGGGCGGTAGAAGTCCCGGTAGTGCCACGTCCGTGCGGCATCCTGGTCGGTCACCTCGTCGAGAGTAGGCGCCGTTTCGTGATAGAACTTCGGTGGCGCAATCGTCTAGCAGCGGCGAGGGTGTGCCGCCCCTGCTTGCTCGACAGGTTGATGATTGATCGTTGTTGCCTCTGTTCCCGCTGCGCACCCCTACGTGCGCGCCAGTACCGACCCCGAAACCGTTGTGCTGCTGGATGATCCACGTCCGGTCGGAGCGAGGTCGCCCGATCAGTGGTGGCCACCACGTTTCCTGGACCCGCGGTATCTCGCCGAGGAATCCGGGTACTTCGACGTCATGCATGTGCACTTTGGATACGACTCGACTCCACCCGCGGTACTCCGCGACGTCGCCGCGGTCCTGGCCGAGCGCCGGGCCCCGCTGGTGGTGACCGTGCACGATCTGCACAATCCGCACTTCGCCGACCCGCGGGAGCACCTGGCGCGGTTGGACGTGCTCATCCCCGCGGCGGACGCGGTCGTGACGCTGACCGCAGGGGCGGCCGCTGCCATCGACGAGCGGTGGGGGCGGCGCGTGACCGTGCTGCCGCATCCGCATGTGCTGCCGTTGGCCGCCATCGGGGCGGCCCGTCTGGAGGGCGCGACGCCGGTGGTCGCCGTGCACGCGAAGTCGTTGCGCGCCAACATCGATCCGCTACCCGTGCTCGACGCGCTGCTCACCGCCGGCGAACCCGGGTGGCGACTGCGCCTGGACGTCGACGACGACGTCCACCGCTCACCCCGGGCCGGCGTGCTGACCGCCGGCCGACTCGACGAACTGCGTCGGCGGGGGGTCGATGTACGGGTGCACCCCCGGTTCACCGACGAAGAACTGCAGGAGTACCTCGGCCAGATCGACGCCCTCGTCCTGCCCTACCGGTTCGGCACGCACTCGGGGTGGGTGGAGGCGTGTTACGACGCCGGCATCGCCGCCGTCGTCCCCGAATGCGGGTTCTTCCACGAGCAGCACGGCGACCCGACCTATGACTACCGCGCGGACGCCGGACTGGTGGAGAGCCTGCGGCACGCGGTTCGTGAGGGGCTCGTCCTCGCGGAACGCCGGCGGGCGGCCGGCCGGGACCGACGCGCGCAGCGGGAACGCCAGGCGCGAGATGTCCGGACTGAGATGACGAGCCTCTACCGCACCCTCCTCGCCGATGCGGACGTCGCGTGATCCCTCGGATCCGGGTGGCCCTGATCGCCTCGGCGCGGTACCCCGTGCGACAGCCGTTCGCCGGCGGCCTCGAGGCGTTCGTGTACCAGTTCGCGCACGCCCTGACCGCCGCGGGCCATTCGGTGACGATGTT
Above is a window of Mycolicibacterium baixiangningiae DNA encoding:
- a CDS encoding glycosyltransferase, coding for MTLADGPIPLSDGRFTVPGNRWDLLAGHTETDATVGVVIPFYNQQRELDRVLAALERQTYPAHLVQVIVADDGSARAPSLPRSPLDITVVRQDDLGFRAAAARNLGAAATDAAVLCFLDADTVPEPGYLRAITRLPARLPDALVVGRRRYAHLDALPGDVAPQPLPEPRWLSDAYTATGNLLHLDHRSYRYVISSVMCCSADLFTDIAGFDESFVGYGGEDWEFAHRALAGGAVLHHAPDAVAWHHGPDWAGRDVPHRAAVKNAEALALSRSITDPDARRTGLRYALPNVAVEIDSTGHTASSLVKTISGFLGEDVGIWVRGESAEGLLRAVGAPDERLHAGPVPPDILRRCRFVVTTDGPVDLPRAGVTSLLSTCSGESVGAVEASAPGVAVTCRATWARNRARRWTTGAVRFADSADAGRFSRTVTVDPESIELRCGPQEPDLSW
- a CDS encoding glycosyltransferase family 4 protein, with translation MNVAVTHLIVGPSEHGVTRFGVELAQAMRDNGFDTPAWRTPEPPPSGGVHLQFTDRLFGSTPEQAADTVRTLVRDIRQRGGRVTATMHDLPQPSDGAHHDRRRAAYAEVAALVDGVVVSSEHERALLAEGGVRPRRVAVVPLPVEAATAEPPCHQGPPTVGVFGFLYPGKGHAEVIAALAGAAPDVEILALGAPSAGHTDLVSELADDCARTGRRFRVTGHLGDADVPRALRSVTVPVAPHRHVSASGSLNSWISAGRRPLAPANRYTREFDLRNPGAVLLYPDTPAGLREALADALADPAMTWLPPGTTCTPTPAAAARQYADLLQRWHR
- a CDS encoding WcbI family polysaccharide biosynthesis putative acetyltransferase, which translates into the protein MTDQDAARTWHYRDFYRPPGAEPATSAPLWLIVGNCQSEALRLILDAVPQRPYRTARIPPVHELEQSDLRHFDDLLRETAVLICQPIRDDYRELPIGTAQLIERLPTGAKVVRWPVIRYAGLYPFQVIVRHPADRSVTPPPVPYHDLRTILAARDGRSTEDVWDVEVAAAQLRAVAEASCDELARRERAHTDVGVSDVMMRHGADAAHTINHPGNGVLSELAERVLRHENVTLSVPPPPRTLLGSIRAPLEARVLTALGIDAPPRPDWQDPHGTWRPDDVHAIQMRWYAANPDYIALALERHARTLDLLGLTRAGLAG
- a CDS encoding glycosyltransferase family protein, whose product is MRASTDPETVVLLDDPRPVGARSPDQWWPPRFLDPRYLAEESGYFDVMHVHFGYDSTPPAVLRDVAAVLAERRAPLVVTVHDLHNPHFADPREHLARLDVLIPAADAVVTLTAGAAAAIDERWGRRVTVLPHPHVLPLAAIGAARLEGATPVVAVHAKSLRANIDPLPVLDALLTAGEPGWRLRLDVDDDVHRSPRAGVLTAGRLDELRRRGVDVRVHPRFTDEELQEYLGQIDALVLPYRFGTHSGWVEACYDAGIAAVVPECGFFHEQHGDPTYDYRADAGLVESLRHAVREGLVLAERRRAAGRDRRAQRERQARDVRTEMTSLYRTLLADADVA